The following coding sequences are from one Candidatus Kapaibacterium sp. window:
- a CDS encoding FKBP-type peptidyl-prolyl cis-trans isomerase has product MKIAQEGDRIVVHLIGMFDDGFIFDNTSNSSPYEFLLIDEELLPGLKENIIGMRIGEKRNFSIEPEQAYGLHNPDFILLVDRKDLVFDIEPEPGDIVELQLPSGELITVEVVQNQEDGVLIDANHPYVGRSLSFEVELIDIIEHD; this is encoded by the coding sequence ATGAAAATTGCTCAAGAAGGTGACAGAATAGTTGTTCATTTGATAGGTATGTTCGATGACGGATTCATTTTTGACAACACAAGCAATTCATCTCCGTATGAATTTTTGTTAATAGACGAGGAGCTGCTTCCGGGTTTGAAAGAAAATATTATAGGTATGAGAATCGGCGAGAAAAGGAATTTTTCGATTGAACCCGAACAGGCTTATGGACTTCATAATCCTGATTTTATATTGCTTGTGGATAGGAAAGACCTTGTGTTCGACATTGAACCCGAGCCCGGAGACATAGTTGAACTGCAATTACCATCGGGCGAATTGATAACTGTCGAAGTAGTTCAGAACCAAGAAGATGGTGTGCTGATTGATGCCAATCATCCTTACGTCGGGAGGTCTTTGTCATTTGAAGTCGAACTTA
- a CDS encoding polyhydroxyalkanoic acid system family protein, which translates to MATINKTFQTTASAMEMRHYIDTKILPQPALKPLLEKVTWSENTLYINSKLGDGHIILRDNEVEILIELTLFGSMAKKTLESAIDKEFKQLKS; encoded by the coding sequence ATGGCAACTATTAATAAAACTTTTCAGACAACTGCAAGTGCAATGGAAATGAGGCACTATATTGACACGAAAATTTTGCCACAACCTGCTCTAAAACCTTTGTTGGAGAAGGTTACTTGGTCTGAGAACACTTTATACATTAATTCTAAGCTCGGAGACGGGCATATAATTTTGCGAGATAATGAAGTTGAAATTTTGATAGAGCTCACTCTCTTTGGCTCGATGGCAAAGAAAACTTTGGAATCTGCCATTGATAAAGAATTTAAGCAACTAAAATCTTAG
- a CDS encoding DMT family transporter produces MTNKSQSILFAFAAVALWSTVATAFKIALEYQSPDDLLFLSVFFSTIFFGIYVLFSKKTKFELPKPVDLAKSALAGLINPFLYYLVLFIAYDLLPAQLAQPLNYSWVIVISILSIVVLKQKIRAVEFLSLGFGLLGVAVIASGGKLIYDTNYSTVGIFLAIGSSLLWGVYWILNLKDSRAVEIKLFWSFLFGTIYIFIYRGFSIPTLSPEILLSSCYVGLFEMGVTFVLWMKALQLSQNNAQIGMIVYLSPFLSLILIHLVLGESIQATSIFGLILIIGGVFLRRIFK; encoded by the coding sequence TTGACAAACAAGTCGCAATCAATTTTATTTGCATTTGCTGCTGTTGCTCTATGGTCAACAGTTGCAACTGCATTCAAGATTGCTTTGGAATATCAATCTCCGGATGATTTGCTCTTTTTGTCGGTATTTTTTTCAACCATTTTCTTTGGCATTTACGTTCTTTTTTCCAAAAAGACCAAATTCGAATTGCCCAAGCCCGTTGATTTAGCCAAATCGGCTTTAGCCGGACTAATTAACCCTTTTTTATACTATCTGGTGCTATTCATAGCATATGATTTGCTGCCGGCGCAACTTGCACAGCCGCTCAATTACAGTTGGGTGATTGTTATTTCGATATTGAGCATAGTTGTACTGAAACAAAAAATCAGAGCCGTAGAATTCTTATCTCTCGGCTTTGGATTGCTTGGCGTTGCAGTTATAGCCTCCGGCGGGAAGTTGATTTACGATACAAATTACAGCACCGTAGGAATATTTTTAGCTATTGGAAGTTCATTGCTTTGGGGCGTGTATTGGATTTTGAATCTAAAAGACAGTAGAGCAGTTGAAATCAAGCTCTTTTGGAGCTTTTTGTTTGGAACTATCTATATTTTCATATACAGAGGTTTTTCAATTCCAACTTTATCACCCGAAATTTTGCTGAGTTCCTGCTATGTCGGATTATTCGAAATGGGAGTCACATTCGTTTTGTGGATGAAAGCTTTACAACTATCGCAAAACAATGCACAAATAGGCATGATAGTCTATTTGTCGCCGTTTTTATCGCTTATCTTGATACACTTAGTGCTTGGCGAATCAATTCAAGCCACATCAATCTTTGGGCTGATTTTAATCATAGGCGGAGTTTTCCTCCGCCGTATTTTTAAATGA
- the panC gene encoding pantoate--beta-alanine ligase has product MKIITTVAEMQQICDKIRLEKKTIGVVPTMGYLHEGHTSLIKIAKNNADVVITTLFVNPKQFAPNEDFEKYPRDFERDSHLAESNGTDYMFIPDVREIYPIGYNTKVEVDGVTDKFEGVSRPSHFSGVATVVAKLFNCTKPHFAVFGQKDYQQCLLIKRMTVDLNFDIKIIIAPTIREHDGLAMSSRNSYLSAEHRAKAGIIFKAIEEAKRVISIGQTDRKIINSHMLKVLKEVTDIRIDYVASALSETLEEPEHFFPGDKIVLLIACYLGKTRLIDNSVCDIPYSGKFN; this is encoded by the coding sequence ATGAAAATTATTACAACCGTTGCCGAAATGCAACAAATTTGCGATAAAATTAGGCTCGAAAAGAAAACAATCGGAGTAGTTCCCACAATGGGCTATCTTCACGAAGGGCATACTTCGCTTATAAAAATTGCCAAGAATAATGCTGATGTTGTTATCACAACTTTGTTTGTAAACCCAAAGCAGTTTGCTCCAAACGAAGATTTCGAAAAATATCCGCGTGATTTTGAGCGAGATAGCCATTTAGCCGAAAGCAACGGCACTGATTATATGTTCATTCCTGATGTGAGAGAGATTTACCCGATTGGCTATAACACAAAAGTTGAAGTAGATGGCGTGACCGATAAATTCGAGGGTGTTAGCCGCCCATCTCATTTTAGCGGAGTTGCCACTGTTGTAGCAAAGTTGTTCAATTGTACAAAACCGCATTTTGCAGTGTTTGGTCAGAAAGATTACCAACAATGTTTATTGATTAAGCGTATGACTGTAGATTTGAATTTTGATATAAAAATTATAATTGCCCCTACAATTAGAGAGCACGACGGATTAGCTATGAGTTCGAGAAATTCATATTTATCAGCCGAACATCGAGCCAAAGCGGGAATAATTTTCAAAGCAATCGAGGAAGCCAAAAGAGTGATTTCAATAGGGCAGACAGACCGCAAAATCATCAATTCGCATATGTTGAAAGTGTTGAAAGAAGTGACTGATATTAGGATTGATTATGTTGCATCCGCTCTTTCGGAAACTTTGGAAGAGCCGGAACACTTTTTTCCGGGCGATAAAATTGTACTGCTAATCGCATGTTATCTGGGCAAAACGAGACTTATTGACAATTCTGTTTGCGATATACCTTATTCGGGCAAATTTAACTAA
- a CDS encoding YigZ family protein, which translates to MKKYIDDIDVYYTVKSAVRNAIKVKSSDFIASVIPVSNVEQANNELSKIRNEFYDASHNCFAFKIGAKGDLYRYSDDGEPSGSAGKPIYFAIGKFNYTDILVIVTRFFGGTKLGVGGLVRAYGEAAESALELCSKEAVYLTDTFEICCEYTDVSTIKRLIADLSIESTETYSENVIFKAKIFKSSSDTFIDYIFSSTNGRITPVKLNEQD; encoded by the coding sequence ATGAAAAAATATATAGACGATATTGATGTATATTATACTGTAAAGAGTGCGGTAAGAAATGCTATAAAAGTAAAATCGTCCGATTTTATCGCCTCAGTTATTCCGGTAAGTAATGTAGAACAAGCAAACAATGAGCTATCCAAAATCCGAAATGAATTTTACGATGCTTCGCATAATTGTTTTGCTTTTAAGATTGGAGCCAAAGGTGATTTGTACAGATACTCCGATGACGGAGAGCCCTCAGGCTCAGCAGGTAAACCGATTTATTTTGCAATCGGAAAATTCAATTATACGGACATTTTGGTTATTGTAACTCGCTTTTTCGGCGGTACCAAACTTGGAGTAGGTGGATTAGTCCGTGCTTATGGAGAAGCTGCGGAATCCGCTCTCGAACTTTGCTCAAAAGAAGCGGTTTATCTGACCGATACATTTGAAATATGCTGTGAATACACAGATGTATCCACGATTAAAAGATTGATTGCCGATTTGTCTATAGAATCAACCGAAACATACTCGGAAAATGTTATTTTTAAAGCTAAGATTTTTAAATCATCATCCGATACATTTATAGATTATATTTTTTCATCAACTAACGGCAGGATAACGCCTGTCAAACTCAACGAACAGGACTAA
- the bshA gene encoding N-acetyl-alpha-D-glucosaminyl L-malate synthase BshA, translating to MKIGIVCYPTFGGSGIVATELGQKLAERGHQIHFISYAAPMRMEKFRENIFYHEVDVSHYPLFEFNLYTLALTSKIIDVVKFEKLDIIHAHYAIPHAISGILSKQVLSDTKIKLLTTLHGTDITLVGLEPAFHPLVKYSLDNSDGITAVSNYLKNNTLQHFKINKDISVIHNFIDPELYKRKDCSEIKPAICPKGEKVLIHISNFRPVKRIKDTVLILNEVLKEMPARLVLVGDGPERGEAEKLARELGIAEHVKFLGKQHALIELLSCADVFLLPSQSESFGLAALEAMSCGVPVVASNIGGIPEVVAHGETGYVAEFGDVKRMSKYVIELLTNKRKWELFSENSRRHSVEKFNTNIIIPQYEKVYEELL from the coding sequence ATGAAAATTGGAATCGTGTGTTATCCCACTTTTGGTGGAAGCGGAATTGTAGCTACGGAACTTGGACAAAAACTTGCCGAAAGAGGACATCAGATACATTTCATTAGTTACGCAGCTCCGATGCGTATGGAAAAATTCAGAGAAAACATTTTCTACCACGAAGTTGACGTATCGCACTACCCTCTTTTCGAGTTCAACCTCTATACTCTTGCTCTGACAAGCAAAATTATTGATGTCGTCAAATTTGAAAAATTGGATATTATCCATGCCCATTATGCAATTCCTCACGCTATTAGTGGAATACTTTCAAAACAAGTTCTCTCAGATACAAAAATAAAACTTTTAACCACATTACACGGCACTGATATAACATTAGTTGGTCTCGAACCTGCTTTTCATCCTTTGGTAAAGTACTCTTTAGACAATTCAGACGGGATTACAGCCGTTTCCAACTATCTCAAAAATAATACTCTGCAGCATTTCAAAATCAACAAAGATATTTCGGTAATTCATAATTTCATCGACCCGGAATTGTACAAACGCAAAGATTGTTCAGAAATTAAACCTGCAATTTGCCCAAAGGGTGAAAAAGTTTTGATTCATATCTCCAATTTCCGTCCGGTAAAACGAATAAAAGATACGGTGTTGATTTTAAATGAAGTCTTGAAAGAAATGCCTGCTAGATTAGTTCTCGTTGGCGATGGTCCTGAAAGAGGCGAAGCTGAAAAATTGGCGAGAGAACTTGGAATCGCCGAACATGTTAAGTTTTTGGGTAAGCAGCACGCTTTGATTGAACTTTTGTCTTGTGCTGATGTTTTCTTGTTGCCGAGTCAATCTGAAAGTTTCGGATTGGCAGCATTGGAAGCAATGAGTTGCGGAGTGCCGGTTGTTGCTTCAAATATCGGGGGAATTCCTGAAGTTGTTGCACATGGCGAGACGGGATACGTTGCAGAATTCGGAGATGTAAAGCGTATGTCAAAATATGTAATCGAATTACTCACCAATAAAAGAAAGTGGGAACTTTTCTCAGAAAATTCAAGGCGTCACTCTGTCGAAAAATTCAATACTAATATCATAATTCCCCAGTATGAAAAAGTATATGAAGAATTGCTTTAG
- a CDS encoding S9 family peptidase: protein MFKIIVSIIALTFLVISCSPKEQEKIEVKTMDLSLNQSNLGFRNMSALDLFSTKRLGEFKLSPDGQWIVYRLSMPAIADNKIYGDLYAMKLDGSETIRLTEDLFSQSNLIFSPDGSKLGFISNSEGSQQFYAMDFPKGTPQKITSMEQGVANAAWSPDGKHLYFTADVQIKPTLNEMYPDYDKANVKIYDELPIRHWDTWTDENKSHLFVQNLEGGTPKDLMEGEIYNTPLKPYGGAEEICWGQDSKHIAYTCMKVDNFVMSTNSDIYIVNIETGNTVNISKENMGYDKVPLYSPDGAYIAYTSQVRPGFESDKPRLVVFELVSGTITDISINIDQWVSEFIWANDSKSLYFVATDSGSYNIFNADLNGNITRITNYKEKFGGGLQITPDGKNIITARETFTKPKDLVSIDIQSGQYTTLTNFNAELYEKINPIAVEERWVTSFDGKKIHCWVLYPPQFDPTKPQPMITYCQGGPQSMLSPNFHYRWNMYMFASQGYVVLATNRRGVPGFGQEWNDAISLDWGGWAMNDLLAATDDISIEPYIDYDRRAAIGASAGGYAAFWLAAHHNKRFSAFLSHCGVFNFESMYGSTEELFFSNWEYGGPYWDPKHKPNYDKNSPHNYVSKWDTPILISTGMKDFRVPYTQSLEAFTAAKAQGIPAEILIYPEESHFIQKPQEYLIWADRVFSFLDKYCKSKYIFALFCINMLINVIIIEFYFLLY, encoded by the coding sequence ATGTTTAAAATCATAGTATCAATAATTGCTCTAACATTTTTAGTAATTTCTTGTTCGCCGAAAGAACAAGAAAAAATTGAGGTCAAGACAATGGATTTATCATTAAATCAAAGCAATCTCGGGTTTCGAAACATGTCTGCTTTAGACTTATTTTCGACCAAAAGATTAGGCGAATTCAAACTCTCACCCGACGGTCAATGGATTGTGTATCGCTTGTCAATGCCTGCAATTGCCGATAACAAAATCTATGGCGACCTTTATGCAATGAAGCTTGACGGTAGTGAAACAATAAGATTAACAGAGGATTTATTCTCTCAATCAAATTTAATCTTTTCTCCCGACGGTTCCAAATTAGGTTTCATATCCAACTCAGAAGGTAGCCAACAGTTTTATGCAATGGATTTCCCAAAGGGAACACCCCAAAAAATCACATCAATGGAACAAGGCGTAGCAAATGCAGCTTGGTCGCCGGACGGCAAACACCTTTATTTTACTGCTGATGTGCAAATCAAACCAACTCTTAACGAAATGTATCCTGATTACGACAAAGCCAACGTCAAAATTTATGATGAATTGCCAATCAGGCATTGGGACACATGGACAGATGAAAACAAGAGCCACTTGTTTGTACAAAACTTAGAAGGTGGCACTCCTAAAGATTTGATGGAAGGTGAAATTTACAATACACCTCTAAAACCATACGGTGGTGCTGAAGAAATTTGCTGGGGACAAGACAGCAAACACATTGCCTATACTTGTATGAAAGTTGACAATTTCGTCATGAGTACAAATTCAGATATTTATATTGTAAATATTGAAACCGGAAATACAGTCAATATCAGCAAAGAAAACATGGGATACGATAAGGTGCCCTTATATTCACCCGATGGAGCTTACATTGCATATACTTCACAAGTCAGACCTGGTTTTGAATCCGATAAGCCGCGTTTGGTTGTATTCGAGTTGGTTAGTGGTACAATAACCGATATAAGCATCAATATCGACCAATGGGTAAGTGAATTTATATGGGCAAATGATAGCAAATCTTTGTATTTCGTAGCAACAGATTCAGGTAGTTATAACATTTTCAATGCTGATTTAAACGGTAATATTACTCGTATTACTAACTATAAAGAAAAATTTGGAGGTGGGTTGCAAATCACTCCTGACGGGAAAAATATTATTACCGCAAGAGAGACATTTACAAAGCCTAAAGATTTGGTTTCGATAGACATCCAAAGCGGTCAATACACTACTTTGACAAATTTCAATGCCGAATTATACGAAAAAATCAATCCAATTGCTGTTGAAGAAAGATGGGTAACCTCATTTGACGGCAAAAAAATCCATTGTTGGGTGCTTTATCCACCACAATTTGACCCTACCAAACCACAACCAATGATAACTTATTGCCAAGGTGGTCCACAAAGCATGTTGAGCCCGAACTTCCATTACCGATGGAATATGTATATGTTTGCATCGCAAGGTTATGTTGTATTAGCAACAAACCGACGCGGAGTTCCGGGATTCGGACAAGAATGGAATGATGCTATTAGCCTTGATTGGGGCGGATGGGCAATGAATGACTTATTGGCAGCAACCGATGATATATCAATTGAACCATACATTGATTACGACCGTAGAGCTGCTATTGGAGCAAGTGCCGGTGGATACGCAGCATTTTGGCTTGCAGCACACCACAATAAACGTTTCAGTGCCTTTCTCTCGCATTGTGGTGTATTCAACTTTGAAAGCATGTATGGCTCGACCGAAGAATTGTTCTTTTCAAATTGGGAATATGGCGGTCCGTATTGGGACCCCAAGCATAAGCCAAATTATGACAAAAATTCACCTCATAATTATGTAAGCAAATGGGACACACCAATATTGATTTCAACTGGCATGAAAGATTTCAGAGTGCCTTACACACAAAGTCTTGAAGCTTTTACGGCTGCAAAAGCTCAGGGAATACCTGCTGAAATATTGATATATCCCGAAGAATCGCATTTTATTCAGAAACCACAAGAATACTTGATTTGGGCTGATAGAGTATTCTCATTTTTAGATAAATATTGTAAAAGCAAGTACATATTTGCATTGTTTTGCATAAATATGCTAATAAATGTCATAATAATTGAATTTTATTTTTTATTGTACTAA
- a CDS encoding RNA-binding protein yields the protein MNIYVGNLNYRTSEESLRRLFEEYGEVQSVKLITDRETGRRKGYGFIEMDNDGGQAAIDQLNDKEFDGRNIKVNEARQRD from the coding sequence ATGAATATTTATGTTGGTAATTTGAATTACAGAACTAGTGAAGAGTCTCTTAGACGTTTGTTCGAAGAATACGGAGAGGTTCAATCAGTCAAACTTATAACTGACCGTGAAACCGGCAGACGCAAAGGCTACGGCTTTATCGAAATGGACAATGATGGTGGACAAGCCGCTATTGACCAATTAAACGACAAAGAATTTGATGGAAGAAACATCAAAGTTAACGAAGCCAGACAAAGAGATTAA
- a CDS encoding FG-GAP-like repeat-containing protein, which produces MMKILLTSFLLCFASFVDLTAQQPGNFHVDNGNLAGSFADGTRDNWEETVIIRAPAPGQIKKVFIYLTGSVAKKDTIWIVGDPTDGPTFPPSIFCRYINSFAGFIVEYTGSQGWYELDVEYLNLKSGGINSIGVQHLIKPGGPYFGVDTKAQAADNVTSFLADVFRPNTQFYNLRGTIAGATPGSYMAGVQIEYDNVDSEGKPLPAPSPSLIDVTVEAGLVDNAGNPIKSAIASVADWNNDGRDDIAIAGGHFFKNNGNGTFTNVSSSINAPNSGTIWGDIDNDGYLDFFAVRGWGNDKIYYGNGDGTFTEDTDPTVVINAPTVSPMWIDYDMDGLLDLFIAYGRKEEGGTETFYPDQLFRNLGNRKFENVTAKAGIAAGEPAPYYDCWGASITDYNDDGLPDIFVATYRLAPDLLFRNNGDGTFTEVSATTGARGVATSSPQHFGHGMGSDWGDYDNDGDLDLVVGNLSHPDERALWSNRSLILENKINENNRFEDVTEKSRLQNYEMNAGAVWVDIDNDGYLDLVHCQYAYYAKDAGKAKNTRFYRNLGADYSHQLEDNTWQWGAYIHGAWSPVRIDYDRDGKMDILVASSNDYVKLFKNKVAQNSNYINFIIKGIADSNVNSTGYGSKVTVDIGSKQFHRFLPGSVLNARASQSSNDLHFGLGDAESIVSVVVKFSDGQELLFDDLLVNKTYMIDYDGNVDLVPQAGGTSVSENLANRHVSIFPNPVNGNSTIEYFVVNAGDVQLSIYDMSGIEIMNLKNEFTESGTHQLNLNGKDLPNGAYVLRYTTNNVIYSFKFIVAN; this is translated from the coding sequence ATGATGAAAATATTACTAACTTCATTTTTGCTTTGCTTTGCATCATTTGTTGATTTGACAGCCCAACAGCCGGGCAATTTTCACGTGGATAACGGAAACTTAGCAGGTTCTTTTGCAGACGGAACCCGAGACAATTGGGAAGAAACTGTTATCATACGCGCTCCCGCTCCCGGGCAAATCAAAAAAGTGTTCATTTATCTCACGGGCTCAGTTGCCAAAAAGGACACAATTTGGATTGTTGGCGACCCAACCGACGGACCAACATTTCCGCCATCAATTTTTTGCAGATACATAAATTCATTTGCAGGCTTTATTGTTGAATATACAGGTTCGCAAGGTTGGTACGAATTGGATGTTGAGTATTTGAATCTGAAATCCGGCGGTATCAACTCAATCGGAGTTCAACACTTAATCAAGCCGGGCGGACCCTATTTCGGTGTGGATACAAAAGCACAAGCCGCAGACAACGTAACAAGCTTTTTAGCCGATGTTTTTCGACCAAATACTCAGTTTTATAATTTGCGCGGTACAATTGCCGGCGCCACACCGGGCTCATATATGGCAGGTGTTCAAATCGAATATGACAATGTTGATTCTGAGGGCAAGCCATTGCCTGCTCCCAGCCCAAGTTTAATTGATGTTACAGTCGAAGCAGGACTCGTTGATAATGCCGGCAATCCGATTAAATCTGCAATCGCAAGTGTTGCCGATTGGAATAATGATGGTCGGGACGATATTGCAATTGCCGGAGGACATTTTTTCAAAAATAACGGAAACGGCACATTCACAAATGTATCGAGTAGCATAAATGCACCGAATTCAGGCACAATTTGGGGCGATATTGACAACGACGGCTATTTGGATTTTTTCGCAGTTCGCGGATGGGGCAATGACAAAATTTATTACGGAAATGGCGATGGCACTTTCACCGAGGACACTGACCCGACTGTAGTAATAAATGCACCTACTGTATCGCCGATGTGGATTGATTATGATATGGACGGATTGTTGGATTTATTCATAGCTTATGGTCGGAAAGAGGAAGGCGGGACTGAAACTTTTTATCCCGACCAATTATTCAGAAACTTGGGAAATAGGAAATTTGAGAATGTTACTGCAAAAGCAGGTATTGCTGCCGGTGAACCTGCACCCTATTATGATTGTTGGGGAGCAAGCATAACTGATTATAATGACGATGGATTGCCGGATATTTTTGTTGCTACTTATCGCTTAGCACCCGATTTGCTCTTCCGAAATAATGGTGATGGTACTTTTACAGAAGTTAGCGCAACCACAGGTGCACGCGGTGTTGCTACAAGTTCGCCTCAACATTTCGGTCATGGTATGGGTTCGGATTGGGGCGATTATGACAATGACGGTGACCTTGACTTAGTTGTTGGCAATTTGAGTCATCCTGACGAAAGAGCTTTGTGGTCCAACCGTTCATTAATATTAGAAAATAAAATCAACGAGAATAATAGATTCGAAGATGTTACCGAAAAATCAAGACTCCAGAATTATGAAATGAATGCCGGTGCTGTTTGGGTTGATATTGATAATGACGGATATTTAGATTTAGTCCATTGCCAATACGCATACTATGCAAAAGATGCCGGCAAAGCAAAAAATACACGTTTTTACAGAAATTTAGGTGCTGATTATTCTCACCAACTCGAAGATAATACTTGGCAATGGGGTGCATATATTCATGGGGCATGGTCGCCTGTCAGGATTGATTACGATAGAGACGGCAAAATGGATATACTTGTTGCAAGTTCAAATGATTATGTTAAGTTATTCAAAAATAAGGTTGCTCAGAATTCCAATTATATCAATTTCATAATAAAGGGAATTGCCGACTCTAATGTGAACTCAACCGGTTACGGCAGCAAAGTCACAGTTGATATTGGTTCAAAACAATTCCATAGATTTCTCCCGGGTTCAGTTCTAAATGCCAGAGCCTCACAAAGCAGCAACGATTTGCATTTCGGTTTGGGCGACGCAGAAAGCATTGTGAGTGTAGTTGTGAAATTTTCTGATGGACAAGAACTATTGTTCGATGATTTGCTTGTCAACAAAACATATATGATTGATTATGATGGCAATGTAGATTTGGTTCCTCAAGCCGGAGGCACGAGCGTAAGCGAAAATCTTGCCAATCGCCATGTAAGCATTTTTCCCAATCCTGTAAACGGAAATTCAACAATTGAATATTTCGTTGTGAATGCAGGTGATGTGCAATTAAGTATTTACGATATGTCCGGAATTGAAATCATGAATCTGAAAAATGAATTCACAGAATCGGGCACTCATCAATTAAATTTGAATGGAAAGGATTTGCCGAACGGAGCATATGTTTTGAGATATACTACGAACAATGTAATTTATTCGTTCAAATTCATTGTTGCGAATTGA
- the dacB gene encoding D-alanyl-D-alanine carboxypeptidase/D-alanyl-D-alanine-endopeptidase: MSVDSVPQVNPLQELRNDLDALIESPDMSNAIIGACVQSIESGEMFYRLNESKNLIPASTIKIVTSIAALDYFGPDFRFQTNMYLDGVIHENGEYHGNVIIRGSGDPTMSEYFYAEPIQIIEAFAKQLDSLGISTIKGNIIGDDSYFDNIYYGPGWSWDDFMYTFSAQISALSINDNSISLVITPGDSVNSLSKYSVIPENNLARIYNYVMTSEPDKITDIITARDFKSNYIEIYGNITFDSTKKRTHIQKIAIDNPTMFFLELFKSSLSKFRIRHNGALLPISMSQNPILYTNLVPVYTHVSPPLLEILKVVNAESHNFCAEMLLKTLAKETQGEGSFDKGTDYLLKYLKSNSITSDNIRIVDGSGLSRFNLFTPRNFVTLLNNIYRSNYREQFVKTLAEPGEEGTLLRRMKRSRAENNVKAKTGSMNNISSICGYVTTRDNEVLAFSIMMLNFTAPLTTAQNLQDLILMRLSSFSRK, translated from the coding sequence GTGAGCGTTGATTCAGTGCCACAGGTCAATCCTTTGCAGGAGCTTAGGAATGATTTGGACGCTTTGATTGAAAGCCCCGACATGTCCAACGCTATTATTGGAGCATGTGTCCAATCAATCGAATCGGGGGAGATGTTTTATAGACTGAACGAATCAAAGAATCTGATACCTGCATCAACTATCAAGATTGTTACTTCTATTGCGGCTCTTGATTACTTCGGACCTGATTTTCGCTTTCAAACTAATATGTATTTGGATGGTGTTATTCACGAAAATGGCGAATACCACGGCAATGTTATAATTCGTGGTTCGGGTGACCCAACCATGTCGGAGTATTTCTATGCCGAACCAATTCAAATTATTGAAGCTTTCGCAAAACAATTGGATTCTCTCGGTATCAGCACCATCAAAGGAAACATTATAGGCGATGATTCATATTTTGATAATATTTATTATGGTCCCGGTTGGTCGTGGGACGATTTTATGTACACATTCTCAGCTCAAATCAGCGCACTTTCGATTAATGACAATTCGATTTCATTAGTGATTACACCGGGTGATTCGGTGAATTCTTTATCTAAATATAGTGTCATACCTGAAAATAACTTGGCTCGTATTTATAATTATGTGATGACAAGTGAACCTGACAAAATCACAGATATAATCACGGCAAGAGATTTCAAAAGCAATTATATCGAAATTTATGGTAATATCACATTTGATTCTACGAAAAAAAGGACTCATATTCAAAAAATCGCTATTGACAATCCGACAATGTTTTTCTTAGAATTGTTTAAATCGTCATTGTCAAAGTTCCGTATAAGGCATAATGGAGCCTTGTTGCCAATTTCGATGTCGCAAAATCCAATTTTATATACGAATCTTGTCCCGGTTTATACTCACGTCTCGCCACCTTTACTTGAAATTCTGAAAGTCGTAAATGCTGAAAGCCATAATTTTTGTGCTGAAATGTTGTTGAAAACACTTGCTAAGGAAACTCAAGGTGAGGGCTCATTTGATAAAGGCACTGATTATTTATTAAAATATCTCAAGTCAAACAGCATAACTTCAGATAATATTAGGATTGTTGATGGTTCGGGCTTGTCAAGGTTTAACCTATTCACTCCAAGAAATTTTGTCACTTTGTTGAACAATATTTACCGTTCAAATTATCGCGAACAATTTGTCAAAACTCTTGCTGAGCCCGGCGAAGAAGGAACTTTGTTGAGGCGAATGAAACGCAGCCGTGCCGAAAATAACGTGAAAGCTAAGACCGGCTCAATGAACAACATATCATCAATCTGTGGATACGTTACTACAAGGGACAATGAAGTGCTTGCATTTTCGATTATGATGCTAAACTTCACTGCCCCGTTGACTACTGCACAAAATTTACAAGACCTGATTCTGATGCGTCTTTCGAGTTTCAGCCGCAAGTAA